The Anopheles maculipalpis chromosome 3RL, idAnoMacuDA_375_x, whole genome shotgun sequence genomic sequence GTTCCATTTCTTGATGAAGTCGAGATGCTGTTCCGCTACCGGGTACCAATCCTTGCCACCGTAGTCTAGCGCCGGAAGAGTTCCTCCGTAGTTGGATGGCAGGAACTCCTTGTGCACATGCTCGTGAagttttgccattttgtcaCCGTGGAAGAACATCTGCAATGTTACAAAATAAGAACTCAAGTTTCACGCCTCCTGTTTCGCAAGATGTGCCACATACGTACACGCTTGTTTAGCTTCTCCTTCACGAACGGTTTGAACAGGGCCCACACCATACTGAAAATCATGGGCTGATTGATAAAATGGATGCCCTTTACACGCAGCGGACTTGCCTCCTGGATGAAGGTTAGCAGACGCTTGGCACCACCCGGGGACATCGATTTGACATGCTTCATGCCCATCCCTTTGAAGTCGTAGATCACCACGACGCCATTGATCTGGGTGGCCGGTTCAAGCATCGCTAGCTTGTGAATCGTGTACAGTACACGGAATATGTGCTCCTCGGACACAGCTTTCGGATCCCAGGGTTCGCCCATATTAACGATCATCACACGACGCCCACTCTGGTCCCGGTTGGTCAgaatgttgatgatgttgtgcTCGATAAACACATTCTGCACATCACTAGGCATCAAGTTGTACAGCGTTTCCTTGTAGTTCTTGTTGAACTCGGCAATGTTGCGCATCTACAGCCGGAGATCATTGGAAGCATTTTAGACACTGCGTCCTTTGCGAACTAATCGATCACCTAATCTTACCAACTTTAGTGCACTTTCGGCGTAGAATTTCGTTGGACGAAGGAAGATGATCAGGAACTCTTCATCGGTCGGGTAGTTGAGATCGGTGGCCGCCTCCAACAGCTTGCGTAGTTCCTCCACAGCAGCAGCCCGAACTTCCGGAGTTTCCCGAAGCTCCTGCTTGGCGATTTCCAGCAACTCCGCACTCGGAAGCGCCGTTTCCAGCTCAAACTTTCCCATTTGTCACACTCAAGACACTACTAGGTCACCCAACTCCGTCCGCAACGATGATCAGCACTACACTGGGACGCTGCTGTTAGATTCTGCGACCCCGAAACCGTTTCTGACCAGTCTGTTCTCTGCATTCCCGATGGCCCTGCCTTATCAGCCCATGCTTCGGTTGTTTACGTGCTGCGTCCTTTACACTGATACCCTTACCGACGCATCGATTCGTGGCGTTTCGTTAGATTAGTTTCGATGCTTTCTATCGGGAACGCTGCTCAGTTTACATTTGGCAGCGTCTTTCTTGGGGTCGTCGCAGGCCACTATCAGCGCTTTGGCCCAATCCTCTTGCCCAGTGCGCAAGGTGCCTACTGGAGCGAGAGATAAACTGATGATGTACTGTCCAGTACACACACTTCACCAGCAAAGGGGGATGGTGCTGAATGGTGAAGCAAGGCATCGATTGGATTCACATAATCCAAACATAAACGAACAAGCGAAAGGCCGTTAACACTTGGAAGGAAGTGAGCCGCTGAAGCTTGCGATTGATAAAACGGGAAGTCGGGCCGGGAGTCGTCTTATCAGGCACGAGTGTTGAGATGATTTGAAGGTTTGTGTGACAAACAGTTGGAAGTTACTGTGAGGAAAGAAGACAATTGATACCGTTGGACTTTGACTGGGCAGAGGGTTGCTTCTAAAGtactgttcatttagaatttggtcACTCTATCTCATGTATAGTAGAACCCCCAGTGGTGCTATATGGAATTTCTTGACACCTATGAGCAGGTATTGGAGCACTCTTCCCTCTAATGGAGTAGTTTTAGCTTGATCGTGCTTTtttcagttattattaacgatggagctgcaatgcagacaattaattgtgcacaTCCACTTAGAAAACTCAACTCAGTTCgtgagaaaaataggaaaattccttCAAATAGCGTCTTCTACtgttgaatatgttttgaaatggTTTCGGGAACGTCAAAGCATGGCTAGAAAGATTGAACAATGGATCGTCAGCTGAACTACAAGGTGTTGAGAACGTTAAAGTCTAAGCTTGAACATTCAAATGAGGATATTGCCAATAAAAAAGATACACCATCAGTACCGTCAGAAGAGTCGGATTGAGTGCAGATTACCGTTCTTTTCGTAGttcaaagcaaccaaacagaactctgaagcataattacatcgCTTAACCACGTGCTCCCAAAATTGTATGACCAGGTTCTAATGAGAATCAGAAAacgaatgaccgagttatcaccgattttccatgggaatgctgttgttttccgcaatagctgggcgaggggtggagggatcgggttgaggtgttcggcaaaaagatgcgcggcttcaagactcgtccaacggtatgccggacgccagaatcgggCCAGGAATCACCGAGCTACCGCcggttttccatgggaatactgttgttttccgcaataactgggcgaggggtggagggatcgggttgaggtgttcggcaaaaagaagcgcggcctcaagactcgtccaacggtatgccggacgccaggatcgggcGCGGAATcaccgagttatcaccgattttccatgggaatgctgttgttttccgcaatagctgggcgaggggtggagggatcgggttgaggtgttcggcaaaaagatgtgcggctTCAAGACTcgtccaacggtatgccggacgccagaatcgggCCAGGAATCACCGAGCTACCGCcggttttccatgggaatactgttgttttccgcaataactgggcgaggggtggagggatcgagttgaggtgttcggcaaaaagatgcgcggcttcaaaacgcatccaacggtatgccggacgccaggatcggaccagggacGACCGAGTTaacgccgattttccatgggaatgctgctgacagaatctcccccccccctccaccaGCATGGTGTCGGAAAATCCCTCTTAGTTCCctttattattgaaaaattcatGATGGAGGCcttttttaacaatatttctggaaggaaataaaaatgagattgacaaacttaaaatggatcggaaaaatatttgtcatgacggaaagaaaataaatttctgaccaattttgaaatttccatttgctacctctttgctgttatgctctcctgttactcctggtcaaaTTTTGTCGCATCGAAAACCGACccattttggcacaaaaatccgaccaggagtaacaggagagcatgcattcgaagaggtagctcgggccggaccaaaaatcccaaattcaattttaattttcgaaatccaagTTAAAAttgagttggaaattttaagtttggaattcaactttaatttttgactcgagattttaaaactgactttggattttaaaattgaatttcgaaTTTTTGAtccggcccgagctacctcttcgaatgcatgctctcctgttactcctggtcggatttttgtgccaaaatggGTCGGTTTTCGATGCGACAAAAtttgaccaggagtaacaggagagcataacagcaaagaggtagcaaatggaaatttcaaaattggtcagaaatttattttctttccgtcatgacaaatatttttccgatccattttaagtttgtcaatctcatttttatttccttccagaaatattgttaaaaaagGCCTCCATCatgaatttttcaataataaagggaactaagggggattttccGACATCATGCTggtggagggggggagggattctgccagcagcattcccatggaaaaccaGCAATAACTCGGTCAATCTTCGTACGAtcttggcgtccggcataccgttggatgcgtcttgaagccgcgcatctttttgccgaacacctcaactcgatccctccacccctcgcctagctattgcggaaaacaacagcattcccatggaaaaccgGCGGTAGCTCGGTGATTCCTGGcctgatcctggcgtccggcataccgttggacgAGTCTTGacgccgcgcatctttttgccgaatacctcaacccgatccctccaccccccgcccagttattgcggaaaacaacagtattcccgtggaaaatcggttataactcggtcattcctggtccgatcctagCTTCCGACATACcgatggatgcgtcttgaaggatgcatctttttgcccaacacccTACCCTTATCTCTTCAATAACCATCTAGTCACTGCGGAATAATTAcgaaaacaagtttttttgtgaaatgaCTTGGTGGAGGAATCAACAGTGGGTGGAGGAGTCGTGATCCCCAATGAATGACGAAACGTACATTAAAATAGATTTTAGGTTAAAGGATTTTAGATTACAAAACACGGGTTTTtgtaacaaatcaatctatgaACTCGACTGTTTATGAAGATCAGTACCTGGAGAagtgtgttttactttttattaaaGCTGGCTTGTACAAGCCCAGTTAAGCTCTTGTCAGATTTGCAAACTGCCCAACACGTatacttttgtaaaaaaaaacagctactgAAGTGGATAAACCAGTTGTGCGGCAACTTATGAGAGGTATCAAACGAACGTAGCTTAAATTCATCCGTACATaagcaaacatatttttcttgaattttgtgataaaagaacaataaaaaaaaaacttgcgtTTGATgttgaaatattatttctaCGTTAAAAATGTCTCGTTTTATAGCCTGAGATGAGTGATCGAATCCTAAATGAATGACACTTTAAGCAGGATGCACTTGATGTTTGACGTaatcacaacaaaacgaaaaggattgggaaaaaaatgcaacagaaTATTAAACAATATCCCCCGTTGATTTGAATAATGTCAACAAAGCATTGCACTTTGGAGCAGACTTCACCTTTCGCGTTACTGCTGATCAGGTTAATGGCTtggaaagtaaacaaattgaCATTCAGTTTGCTTACTGTTGATTATAAAAAAGTACACATTTTGAACTGCAGGGTACAACTCTCAACTCAACTTGCGGTTGTGTAAAGCATGGCACAACTGATAAGCTTCATCCATCTGTGCTTGCCGCTCTTTCGCACAAATCATTAACGATCGTTACATAATAAGAATACAGCGTGGAGCTGTggcgttttattatttataaaatcaacCAATTTAACTTGGAACACAACAGTAAAAAGAAGGTTTAAAAGCTGATTAGGTGAAGTAAGCTGTGGAGCAAACGTTCTTATATTTCAATATTcgtatttgaaaaattaataacttGTTTTAAGATCTTTTTTTCACTAATTTCGTTGTAAATAACctgatacaaaataaaaatacttttgGCATTTGGAATTATTTTAAGATATATTTTAATCGTTTTGTtgaaagtaaattttaataatatttttgctcAAAGTAAGTTGTTAGGCCTTGCTTTACCCTTCTGTTGTCTGACGTCCGATCCCGTGTATATTCCACAGTGATACTATCGACTCACCATACGGTATTTACGCATCAACACAACCACTCAAGACTAAGGACGCTCTGCAAATAATTCAGACCTGTCCAATGGAAGACCAGACCGATCCTAAACCCCGCGAATCTGCCAAATTTAACGCTATATTGAACGCATTCGGCTTTGGTATAGAAACATATCCCTTCAAATCAATATTTTAGCATTTCGCAGAAAAGTTATTGAaacttaaattaattatttatttatttcatttatttatttcatataTTGACAAGgcgtttcctccttattctttgaaTTAATGTAAAAATTTGTGGTTAAtgtaaaaattaatgaattgATATATTAATACATGAGTAGATACAGGAGTACGTCACAACAGAAGAATCGAATATCGTGTGTGATACACAGACAGACTTTGATTGTattcgaaataaaaattatattttaaatctttAACTTACTTTCTAAGTAAGCAGctggaaaatggtaaaatgatAATTCAACTTATATTTcatcataaaaattaaattacaaattaaCCATCAATaaagtataaataaattacagcATTTAATCACTACACTGTAACAGTGCACTGATCTCAACATTTCTCAAACAACTTACAATAATACTTTTCCTGTTTCAATAATTCATTACATGCTTAACCGCCAATACTCACTTCATTCAAacgaaatacaaacattttcatcatatttttaCAGACGACTCCGTTCACCAGGACTCAGCCAACTGTGGAATCCACTCCTCCGTAggcaactgcgccatcaaacttcctaatcacatcttcatcttttccgccgaagcaatagacTTCCCATATCCAGCTCCTGGACTTCATAactgcatccccgacaatcgttttctgttggattccgggtcattccggaatcaacggaaacgagaaagccgaccaacttgccaacgatgaTCGGCTCCGTCCTGATGAATCACACAACAcgcctttcacgccgtgatgccatccgcttcaccaacaccatcatctcccaacactggaactccacatggcacaacgtagacctcagcaacaaactcattcctatcaagcacaacagctcttcatgggaaggtatcgaatccagccacgtccaacgagtcctttcccgccttcgtataggtcatacccgtcttacgcactcctacctcctagaaaaatctagtcctccactctgcagcttctgtggtgttgacttcaccgtccgccacatcctcaccgattgccatggatacacgacacaccgagccacctgtcaACTAGAAACTGTTTTAATGACAATCCTATGACCCGACAAAttccagcagaaccgcctcatcATATTTTTACGTATAAGTAGtttataaaaagaaatttaagcaatagtttaaacttatccgataccatatgccataatagtttccatagttttataggcaatagttttccataatatttaagccacatatacgatagtgttgtattagattaaaccatttttaataCAGTAGAgtggcgaatgtagtctcaaagactcaaagcctctatgaataaacaaaaaaaaaatacatgctTAACAGTTCTGCAATAGTTTTCCGCAATACCTGCAACACAATCATAAGTAACCCTGCCTGCTGCTCTACATTCACAGGTGCATTGCGCATTGCATATATTCAGGCGCTTCTCGAACTCGAGCTCGAACTCGAGCATTggcttaatttaaaattacgacaaaaaacggaaagttaaaaataaattgtactaAGCCGTTTGCCATAGCAATTGTAGTAATCTAGTCATATATCCAATCTAGTTAGTATCATAAAAGTGTAACAAATTCACTCATATCATCGCTTATCGGTAAGAGTAGCCAAACGGACCAGGAAAACCCCCATATCGTCATTATAACGCTAGTCCATTATCCGACTGGAATTCGACATTGATCCTTCGCTAATCCCACCCGAGATAAGAGAAATCAAAACCTCATGGCTCTTTGATCGATGtcaatttatttacctttATTGCTATAAATACCATTCCGAGCTATTACAAGACCGAGCGTGTGGGTAAGCAGCAACTAATCTCTCTAAACCCACATGACGGTACGGTCTCGTTGCTGGCAATGATCGTTTTTGCTGACTTCCTAATCACTAATAGTGTCCCGTTTTGATCCCATGTGTGCTTGCACGAAACGCTTTGCGCTAGCGTCTCTTGTATATAAGtattgaaagaaagaaatggcGACTGTTTGTTTTCGTCCTTCAACGCCCCGAAATGGAAAGACGGAAGCTTATCACATCGCGCACGCGTGTTATTCGGTTCAGCTTTGCTCGCGACGTCATTGTTCGCGATTGCTTATCGGGCTGCAGCCAATAATGATCGAACTTCGCACCATCCGTTCCTAATGCCACGGTTGATTGGTTATGGGTGTAAGTAGTTTTTGGCCTCTCTTTGGAATGCGATGGCCTGCAGACGATGGTGCAGGAATGGTTGAAATACGCTCAAGGACCCGCCGCATAGCCGTAGTGGTTCCATCGCTGGAAGTGTTCGGTGTACTTCTCGATGCACGGATACCACTCGCGGGAACCGTAGTCGAGTGCCGGTCGAGTACCGCCATAGTTTTTGGGCAGATCGGCCGGATCGATATGTTGGTGCAGCTTCTTCATATCATTACCATGGAAATAGAGCTGTTGGGAAAGATCTTGCATTAGAAATGTCCGCCAGCTATTTGAAGTCCCAAATGAAGGAATGGCCACTTACCCGCTTCTTAAGCTTGTCGCCAATAAACGGTTTGAACAGTGTCCACACCATGTTGAAGATGTAAGGCTGCTTGAGGATGTGGAACTCTTTCATCCGCAACGGGACAGCTTCCTGCAGGAAGGTAAGCAACAGCTTCGAAAACGACGGCGACAGTCCTCGCACCTGCTTCAACCCGAGTCCCTCAAAATCCATCACGATCACTACACCATTGATCTGTGTCGCCGGTTCGAGCTGCGCCACCAAATGTACCAAATAGAACATCCGGAATAGTTTATCCGCCGTCACTGCTTTCGGATCCCAGACCGATCCGCAGCTGACGATCAATATCCTCCGGCCTTTCCTGTCCCGATTCGTCAGTACGTTTACGATTTTGTGATCGATAAAGGAGAGCTTTTCGTCTTCCGGCGAGAGGTTGTGCATGAGCGGGAAGTTGTTCTTCTTGAAGTCGGCTATTCTTCGCATCTGCGCACAAACCAGACAAACACAATACAcccattattattttttctacatCTGTGGTCATACGATTCGATAAGAAACTGCATCCATCCCTATGCCTGCCTGCTCTAGTCCATCCTTTCCTATTGATTATATGGGAAGCCTTATCAAAAAGCACCCGTTTTCGGTCAAAACACGCAACAGCTTATCGGGTgcttcttattttcttttggttgGAAATTAAAGGTACGAGTTTTCGTAAGGTTTGAAGGTGTCCACAAAAAGCGCCAACATTCGGGCCAACGAAAACTGATTATTGTGCACAAGTACAATGCGAAGGATCAGATTACAACAGGTAAGGCGGGCACGACCCAGTAAGCTTGACAACACTACCGACACCATACCGCTGACTTACGCGAACTTACCATTTTGAGCGCGCTGTCCGGATAGAAGTGGCACGGCCGCAGAAAGATCAGCAGGAAGTCGTCATCGTCCGCATAGTTCAGGTCGGTGGCATTGTGCAGCAGTTCACGCAACTGCTTGATCGCCTGCTCGCGCACCTCGGGCGTTTCGCGCAACTCACGCCGGGACACTTCCAACAATTCCTGGCTAGGTGGATCTGTGACGATGTCGAACGGTGGCTGTGCTATCGTCTTCATTTTATTCGCTTTGTTTTGGGATCGGCTTGATGGGTGCACCGCTTGGGAGAATTCGCGATCCTTCTGCAGCTAACTGGCTAACCACGTCACACTGAGAACTGATCGCCGACTTCGGCCACTGTAAAGTCGAGTCCCCGCGAAAAAACCTAAATCTGAACCGCTTCGCTCTGCGGCCACAACACGAATGTGTTTGCGCACCGGCACTCATCGATTACATCAAAATCGCGCGCGCAATGCACACTTCTCTTCCATTCCTTTCCCTCATAtcttcacccccccccccccacctctCGTGTCTCCCCCTTATTCTAGCTCCAGTGAGCGATAAGTTGgcaatttgtgtgtgtcggtcgccttttttttttagatttttgggaagggaggttgtttcggggtgaaaaatgaaatttttgctTCTGCGTCACCAAAACACCCGCTACGCTGGCACAATCGGATCAGCGGCATACTTATAATCGCCAATCGCCACCACCCCCTGATACCTCTCTGCCAACTTCTGTGCAGAGAGCGTCTACCGCCATGTACTTGCTGATTTCAATTCGTTAGTTTAAAGATAAGTGGAGGCTTGCTACCAGCCTCGCTTGTTTCGAGACGTGTCACCGAAAACAGCTGATAGTCTACCTACCCTATGCGACTTCCTGCCTGCAAGGGGTACACGCTTATCAGCTACATTACTAAGTCCATCGCCAAGGCCACGACTAGTTGGGTAAGATTTTGTCACCACATTTCCTCATCCGAACACGTCACGGGAAGGATTTCTTAGCCCTTCTCCGGCAGTGAACTACAGGTTGATGAGGCTTCCCACTGTTGTAAGGGGTTTGCCGGTATTGGCCACTAATCTGCCACCTCTTATCAATAACTGGGCGCTGTGACCTTTACACCTTGGTACTTGGTAGTGATGTTTTGGAATTGggtatttaatttattgagtTGTTTTGCTACGCTCGCTGAGACCACACCATCGACGCTTAAAGCTAAACTAAAAGACTCATAAGGCAAGCAGGGGCGTCAATGTGTCAAACAGCGTatgttgcggtttttttttttattaaaatctaCAAACAAACCCAGCAATATGCAACCAacccattaaaaataaacggaACCTAGGCGCACACGTTACCCTTATCCCTGCTGGGATTGTACGAAGCCACACTGCTGGTACTTGTTGATGTGATCGATCTGTGCCTCCACACACGGATACCAATCCTGGCCGTTGTACTCGATCGTAGGCAGATTACCTCCATAGTCGGCTGGCAGTCGATCGACGCTAATGTACTGGTGGAACTGCTTCAAGTCGTTGCCATGGAAGAAGATCTGTCGAAGAAAGAGCGAGATTAAAAACGTGAGATCAATCGTGAGGATCAATGAACGGGCTCTTGTTTAGATGGAGTTCATGATAGTAGCTGTGTTTGGTACGTGGTGGACACGGTGGAAGCATGCGGGAGCTAGTAGTGAATGATCATGCAGGCACAGACACGAACACGGCGAAAACGACTTGCTGACAGGCAGACACGGTACTCACCTCTTGCTGGAACTCTTAAGTATGAGAAACAAAGGTGCCTAATATAAGCTAACCCTAATATTCGATAGTTTcctttctccattttttaaatctttcttgGTGTAAGTAGAATGCTCTAAGTAATCCTTATTAATCCTAATAACATTCGAATGTTTTCGGAGGGTGTCGATTCTAATCAGGCTTAAGGCTCCTAGTCATTACATCTTGTCTCTCTATCTCCAAACTCTCTCCAGTGATCACTGAATGTTCGGTACAAACCCGAACGTGTTCCACTGGTTTATGTGATCGATGTAGTTGTACACACAAGGATACCATTCCTTGCCACCGTAGTTGATCGGCGGTCGATCGCCACCGTAGTTCGCCGGCAGATCGCTGGGATCGATGTGCTTGTGCAGCTTGCGCATATCCATACCGTGGAAGAAGA encodes the following:
- the LOC126565176 gene encoding retinaldehyde-binding protein 1-like yields the protein MGKFELETALPSAELLEIAKQELRETPEVRAAAVEELRKLLEAATDLNYPTDEEFLIIFLRPTKFYAESALKLMRNIAEFNKNYKETLYNLMPSDVQNVFIEHNIINILTNRDQSGRRVMIVNMGEPWDPKAVSEEHIFRVLYTIHKLAMLEPATQINGVVVIYDFKGMGMKHVKSMSPGGAKRLLTFIQEASPLRVKGIHFINQPMIFSMVWALFKPFVKEKLNKRMFFHGDKMAKLHEHVHKEFLPSNYGGTLPALDYGGKDWYPVAEQHLDFIKKWNSCGFK
- the LOC126565156 gene encoding clavesin-1-like — its product is MKTIAQPPFDIVTDPPSQELLEVSRRELRETPEVREQAIKQLRELLHNATDLNYADDDDFLLIFLRPCHFYPDSALKMMRRIADFKKNNFPLMHNLSPEDEKLSFIDHKIVNVLTNRDRKGRRILIVSCGSVWDPKAVTADKLFRMFYLVHLVAQLEPATQINGVVIVMDFEGLGLKQVRGLSPSFSKLLLTFLQEAVPLRMKEFHILKQPYIFNMVWTLFKPFIGDKLKKRLYFHGNDMKKLHQHIDPADLPKNYGGTRPALDYGSREWYPCIEKYTEHFQRWNHYGYAAGP